One window of the Entelurus aequoreus isolate RoL-2023_Sb linkage group LG18, RoL_Eaeq_v1.1, whole genome shotgun sequence genome contains the following:
- the LOC133634061 gene encoding lysozyme g-like isoform X1, giving the protein MKWMKRDCREKGNKQYKSRSRVARRLQKADWLEYQQDTIKHGWTESSTRQQRTMSYGDIMKADTTGAGPETSRQDKLSVTGVAASHAMAHTDLSSMNQYKSIITQVGNEKGIAPALIAGIISRESRAGNALNNGWGDHGNAWGLMQVDKRYHTPQGGWNSKEHLSQGTDILIGFILAIRSKFPNWTAEQQLKGGIAAYNFGVKNVQTLDGMDIGTTGNDYSSDVVARSQWYKTDGGF; this is encoded by the exons ATGAAATGGATGAAAAGGGACTGTAGagaaaaagggaacaaacaataTAAAAGCAGAAGTAGAGTTGCTAGAAGACTGCAGAAGGCTGACTGGCTGGAATACCAACAAGACACAATCAAACACGG GTGGACAGAGTCGAGCACAAGACAACAAAGGACAATgt cTTACGGGGACATCATGAAAGCTGACACAACTGGTGCGGGACCAGAAACATCTCGGCAGGACAAGTTGAGTGTCACAG GTGTGGCGGCGTCTCACGCCATGGCACACACAGATCTGTCCAGTATGAACCAGTACAAGTCCATCATTACCCAAGTGGGAAATGAAAAGGGAATTGCTCCTGCTCTCATTGCTGGCATCATCTCCAGAGAATCCAGGGCTGGGAACGCACTGAACAATGGCTGGGGTGACCATGGCAATGCCTGGGGTCTCATGCAG GTTGATAAGCGGTATCACACACCTCAAGGTGGATGGAACAGTAAGGAACATCTGTCTCAGGGCACAGATATCTTGATTGGATTTATATTAGCAATCAGAAGCAAGTTTCCTAACTGGACCGCAGAGCAGCAACTCAAAG GTGGGATAGCCGCCTACAACTTCGGGGTCAAAAATGTGCAAACTTTGGATGGAATGGATATTGGCACCACTGGTAACGACTATTCCAGTGACGTTGTTGCCAGATCTCAGTGGTACAAAACAGACGGAGGCTTTTAG
- the LOC133634064 gene encoding lysozyme g-like has translation MSHSALMGAQTTGAGPETSRQDNKGLRGVPASHDMAQTDLGRMNQYKSIITQVGNAKGVDPAIIAGIISRESRAGNALDSNGCGDHGNAFGLMQVDKRHHRLIGEWNSKEHLSHATHILTGFIQDIRRKFPRGTASEQLKGGLAAYNQGPGAVDSLSAVDANTTGRDYSNDVIARAQWYSNYGDF, from the exons ATgt ctcACAGTGCTCTTATGGGGGCTCAAACAACTGGTGCAGGACCAGAAACATCTCGGCAGGACAACAAAGGTCTCAGag GTGTGCCGGCGTCTCACGACATGGCACAAACAGATCTGGGCAGGATGAACCAGTACAAGTCCATCATTACCCAAGTGGGAAATGCAAAGGGAGTTGATCCTGCCATCATTGCTGGCATCATCTCCAGAGAGTCCAGGGCTGGGAACGCACTGGACTCGAATGGCTGTGGAGACCATGGCAACGCCTTCGGCCTCATGCAG GTTGATAAGCGGCATCACAGACTTATAGGTGAATGGAACAGTAAGGAACATCTGTCTCATGCCACACATATCTTGACTGGTTTTATACAAGACATCAGAAGGAAGTTTCCTAGAGGGACTGCATCGGAGCAACTCAAAG GTGGGCTAGCCGCCTACAACCAAGGGCCTGGAGCTGTTGACTCTTTGAGCGCGGTTGATGCTAACACCACTGGTAGGGACTATTCCAATGACGTCATTGCCAGAGCTCAGTGGTACAGCAACTATGGAGACTTTTAG